CAGAAGCGACGCGGTATCGGAGGGTTACTTCTCCCTGAGGAATATGAGGAAAAGTGAACGCTCCCGAAGAGTCAAGGGATGTTTTCCGTCCAAGGCCGGGGAGAGAAACCGTGGCTTCTTCCACCGCTTCGGGAAGAGCGATATCTCCCTGAAGCACCCCGCCTTTATGAAGGGTGAGACTGTCCGTAATATCAATAATGTTGCTGGAGGTGACATAGAGTTGTGTCACGGCCATGAGCGTATCCTCATAGACAAATTCACAGAGATAGGGTCCGGGGGTAAGGGCGGTGTCAATGCGAACCAGCCCATTTCTGTCAGTATGGAGCTGTAGTACCTCGGTGTCATGGGGTGCCTGGGCAGGACGAATATATACAGAGGCATGGGCAGCCGGCTGCATGCCGCCTGGACCTGTGTCAACAATGGCGACGGCTCCGTTGGTTGTTTCAGAGGTTGCTCCGGCGATATCGAGAGAGCATGAATAGGTAAGCAGAACACAGAGGAGTATCCAAAATCTATTCTGTATCATTGGTGTCTCCGGACGTATCGGTATGCTTTTGAGAGAGGGGTATTAATTGAAGGTTGAGCTGGTATACGCGGTTTGGCCGTGGTATTTCATTCACGTAGCTGATAAGGGAGGCACGAAAGCGCCGAAGCATGTTCTGGATAGTGGGAAACTCCTTTTCCGTAATATTCATGGTAATCGAAGAGATGTCACGCTCCTGCTTGCCGTGTCTGCGTAGGGCCTCACTGGAGAGTAGAATTGTTTCTTTCTGAAAGTTTCGTATCGCCAGGGAGGACCACGATTCTCCCGTTGAAATGGCGTGTTCCGTGAGGCGATACCGTTGGGAGCGATCTTGTTTTATAAGGGAGAGTTTTTCTAAAAGAGCAATCCCTTGTTGTGCCTCTTCTGCTGAAATGGGCGGTGATAGTTCTTTGCCCAGATCTCCATAGTCATCACCTGCGTAGAAGGGGTAGAATTCCAGAAGGTTTCGTAAGGCGGAGTAATACCATTTGCTGTAAAACTGAAATTGCTCTTCCGTAAGGCATTTGGTATGGGGCCTGCGGAGGCTGAGAAGCTGCTCAAAAAATTGCTGTTTTTGTTCTTCCGTGGGGGCTTTGTTGAAACGAAGGAGTGTTTCCAAATATTCCCGTTCAAGGTTGTCAAGGGAAAGTGCTTCTGCCAGATCGGGTACATTTCGCTCACCGATGTGTCGTTTTTCTTTGATGACCTTGGAAAGATAGCTTGGGTCTATCCCCGATTTTTTTCCAAAGAGCCGGAGAGAAAAAGAAGCGCTTCCCTCCTTTTTTTGTTCGTAGTACTCCCGAAGAAATACGCGGTAGTCAAGATATTCAAAAATGGTTTTCATATGGCTGCCTCTGCTATTAAAATATATCACAAAATCGTCTTTGCAGATATTTTTATGGAAGGGACGGTCGGCGTGTTGCACGCGTGTTTCGTTTGATGCAATGGTGTTGTGTTTGTGCTGCTCTTTGCAGTGAAATAGTGGCGGTGGTAATTGGCATGCCGATTGCTTGAAGAGAAAGTAGTTGTTATGGTAGTGTTTTTATACTATCATGGAACTATGTAACTACTATGTTTTTTATCAGGAGTGTATCTATGAAAAGAGAAGTATCTATGATCGCAATGATTCTTACCGTATTCCTAGCAATGGGAAGTGTCGCAACTGTGTTTGCTCACGACCATGGGCAGCAACCGGATCCCGTCATTGTTCAGCCAAGTGAGCGGGGGTTTGCGGAGACCGTTTCGGCCTTTAAAGATGAAGTTTCACAGGCTGGCTGGAGTGTGTTAAACGTAAATAATATGGCGGGTGTACTGTCTTCACGCGGGTACACAATGCAGCCGGTGGTTATTATTGATGTGTGCAGTGGGCAATACAGTGCGCGGATTCTTTCTGAAGATGCGTATCGTCCGGTTTCCGCCTTTATGCCGTGTCGGGTGAGTATCTATAAAACTGCTGATGGAACGGTATTCTTCAGCCGTATGAACGCAGGAGCCTTTGGGTCGATGATGGATCCTGAGGTGGCTGAAGTTATGGAGCAATCGGATGCGGAAATATCGGAAATTATTGACCGGGCTCGAAGATAATCTGTTTTCTCGGCTTTGCTGCTCTTCGACGAGCAGCAAGGTGTGTATCTAACTCTTCGTATTTTGTAAAGATCTA
This portion of the Chitinivibrio alkaliphilus ACht1 genome encodes:
- a CDS encoding TIGR02147 family protein; the encoded protein is MKTIFEYLDYRVFLREYYEQKKEGSASFSLRLFGKKSGIDPSYLSKVIKEKRHIGERNVPDLAEALSLDNLEREYLETLLRFNKAPTEEQKQQFFEQLLSLRRPHTKCLTEEQFQFYSKWYYSALRNLLEFYPFYAGDDYGDLGKELSPPISAEEAQQGIALLEKLSLIKQDRSQRYRLTEHAISTGESWSSLAIRNFQKETILLSSEALRRHGKQERDISSITMNITEKEFPTIQNMLRRFRASLISYVNEIPRPNRVYQLNLQLIPLSQKHTDTSGDTNDTE
- a CDS encoding DUF302 domain-containing protein — encoded protein: MILTVFLAMGSVATVFAHDHGQQPDPVIVQPSERGFAETVSAFKDEVSQAGWSVLNVNNMAGVLSSRGYTMQPVVIIDVCSGQYSARILSEDAYRPVSAFMPCRVSIYKTADGTVFFSRMNAGAFGSMMDPEVAEVMEQSDAEISEIIDRARR